The following proteins are encoded in a genomic region of Mycobacterium kiyosense:
- a CDS encoding putative phosphatase, with translation MTVPDSAAHGQSSPQTPGPAVPGVRTAAFFDLDKTIIAKSSTLAFSKPFFAQGLLNRRAVLKSSYAQFIFLLSGADHDQMDRMRAHLANMCVGWDVEQVKSIVAETLHDIVTPLVFAEAADLIAAHKLFGRDVVVVSASGEEIVAPIARALGATHAMATRMVVEDGKYTGEIAFYCYGDGKVQAIRELAAREGYPLEHCYAYSDSITDLPMLETVGHPSVVNPDRGLRREALERGWPVLSFSRPVSLRDRIPAPSGAAIATTAAVGVTAVAAGAVTYALLRRYAF, from the coding sequence GTGACCGTCCCCGACTCGGCCGCGCACGGACAGAGCTCTCCGCAAACACCGGGACCGGCTGTTCCCGGTGTCCGCACCGCGGCGTTCTTCGATTTGGACAAGACCATCATCGCCAAGTCCAGCACGCTGGCTTTCAGCAAACCCTTTTTTGCGCAGGGACTACTTAACCGGCGGGCTGTGCTGAAGTCCAGCTACGCGCAGTTCATCTTCCTGCTCTCCGGGGCCGACCATGACCAGATGGACCGGATGCGCGCTCACCTGGCCAACATGTGCGTCGGGTGGGACGTCGAGCAGGTCAAGTCGATCGTCGCCGAGACGCTGCACGACATCGTGACTCCGCTGGTGTTCGCCGAGGCCGCTGACCTGATCGCGGCCCACAAGCTGTTCGGGCGCGACGTCGTGGTGGTGTCCGCATCGGGCGAAGAGATCGTCGCGCCGATCGCCCGGGCGCTGGGCGCCACGCACGCGATGGCCACCCGGATGGTGGTCGAGGACGGCAAGTACACCGGCGAGATCGCGTTCTACTGCTACGGCGACGGCAAGGTGCAGGCGATCCGCGAGCTGGCCGCCCGCGAGGGTTACCCCTTGGAGCACTGCTACGCCTACTCCGACTCGATCACCGACCTGCCGATGCTGGAAACGGTGGGGCACCCGTCGGTGGTCAACCCCGACCGTGGTCTGCGGCGAGAAGCCCTCGAACGCGGCTGGCCGGTGTTGTCGTTCTCCCGGCCCGTGTCGCTGCGCGACCGAATACCGGCGCCCTCGGGGGCGGCCATCGCGACGACGGCCGCCGTCGGTGTGACCGCGGTGGCGGCCGGCGCCGTCACCTACGCGCTGTTGCGGCGTTACGCGTTCTGA
- the dppD gene encoding peptide ABC transporter ATP-binding protein, giving the protein MNPLLSVEGLEVSFGDQPAVCGMSFSVLPGQTVAVVGESGSGKSTAAAAILGLLSPGGRITAGHIVFDGRDITSAGERAMRSIRGRQIGYVPQDPMTNLNPVWKVGFQIREALRANTDRRAARQRAVELLAEAGMRDPAKQAGRYPHQLSGGMCQRALIAIGLAGRPRLLIADEPTSALDVTVQRQVLDHLRKLTDELGTALLLITHDLALAAERAESVVVVHRGVVVESGAAQSILSEPQHEYTRRLVAAAPSLRVRDKRPARVGEQGGADILVVSELTKTYRETRGAPWRRSEFRAVDAVSFRLPRASTLAVVGESGSGKSTLARMVLGLLKPTSGSVLFDGADVTTMDRAAELAFRRRVQPVFQNPYSSLDPMYSVARAIEEPLRIHRLGDRGQRRRAARELADQVSLPSSVLNRLPRELSGGQRQRVAIARALALRPDVLVCDEAVSALDVLVQQQILDLLAELQAELGLTYLFISHDLAVIRQISDRVLVMRAGQVVEQAPTERVFSAPQHEYTRQLLEAIPGASSAPCQ; this is encoded by the coding sequence ATGAACCCGCTGTTGTCGGTCGAGGGCCTGGAAGTCAGCTTCGGCGACCAACCCGCGGTGTGCGGCATGTCGTTCTCGGTGCTGCCGGGTCAGACGGTCGCGGTGGTGGGGGAGTCGGGCTCGGGTAAGTCCACTGCGGCGGCGGCGATTCTCGGCCTACTCTCCCCGGGAGGCCGAATCACCGCCGGACACATCGTTTTCGACGGGCGCGACATCACCTCGGCGGGTGAGCGGGCGATGCGCTCCATCCGCGGCCGCCAAATCGGCTACGTGCCACAGGATCCCATGACGAACCTCAACCCGGTCTGGAAGGTCGGGTTCCAGATTCGGGAAGCGTTGCGCGCCAACACCGATCGTCGCGCGGCGCGGCAACGGGCGGTGGAGCTGCTCGCCGAGGCCGGGATGCGGGATCCGGCCAAGCAGGCGGGCCGCTACCCGCACCAGCTGTCCGGCGGTATGTGTCAGCGTGCGCTGATCGCCATCGGGCTGGCCGGGCGGCCCCGACTACTCATCGCCGACGAGCCGACCTCGGCGCTGGACGTCACCGTACAACGGCAGGTGCTCGATCATCTGCGCAAGCTCACCGACGAGTTGGGAACGGCGCTGCTGCTGATCACCCACGACCTGGCGCTGGCCGCCGAGCGGGCCGAGTCGGTGGTGGTCGTTCATCGCGGCGTCGTAGTGGAATCCGGTGCGGCGCAGTCGATCCTCAGCGAACCGCAGCACGAGTACACGCGCCGGCTGGTTGCTGCCGCGCCGTCGCTGAGGGTCCGGGACAAACGCCCCGCCCGGGTCGGCGAGCAAGGCGGCGCCGACATCCTGGTGGTATCGGAGCTGACCAAGACCTATCGGGAAACCCGCGGCGCACCGTGGCGGCGCAGCGAGTTCCGCGCCGTCGATGCGGTGTCGTTCCGGCTGCCGCGGGCCAGTACCCTCGCCGTGGTCGGCGAATCAGGTTCGGGCAAATCCACTTTGGCGCGCATGGTGCTCGGCTTGCTCAAGCCGACGTCAGGGTCCGTGCTGTTCGACGGCGCCGATGTCACCACCATGGACCGGGCTGCCGAACTCGCTTTTCGTCGTCGGGTGCAGCCGGTGTTCCAGAACCCGTACAGCAGCCTGGATCCGATGTATTCGGTGGCACGTGCCATCGAGGAGCCGCTGCGCATCCACCGGCTCGGTGACCGCGGGCAGCGCCGACGCGCGGCGCGGGAGCTGGCCGACCAGGTGTCGCTGCCGTCCTCGGTGTTGAACCGGCTGCCGCGTGAGCTGTCGGGCGGGCAGCGCCAGCGCGTCGCGATCGCCCGCGCGCTCGCGCTGCGGCCCGACGTGCTGGTGTGCGACGAGGCGGTGTCGGCATTGGACGTGTTGGTGCAGCAGCAGATCCTGGACCTGCTGGCCGAACTGCAGGCCGAGCTGGGGCTGACCTATCTGTTCATCAGCCACGACTTGGCCGTGATCCGGCAGATCTCCGACCGGGTGCTGGTGATGCGCGCCGGCCAGGTGGTCGAGCAGGCCCCTACCGAGCGGGTGTTCAGCGCACCTCAGCACGAATACACCCGGCAACTGCTGGAAGCCATCCCCGGCGCCTCTTCGGCGCCTTGCCAGTAG
- the dppC gene encoding peptide ABC transporter permease: MYRRPKFVISAALIVLILAVAAFPALFTGADPGYADPSQSLLPPSAAHWFGTDLQGHDIYARTVYGARASVTVGLGATLLVFVVGGALGALAGFYGGWVDALVSRVADVFFALPLLLAAIVLMQVLHHRTVWTVIAILALFGWPQVARIARSSVLQVRSSDYVLAAKALGLGRFQTLLRHAIPNAIGPVIAVATIVLGAFIVTEATLSYLGVGLPTSVVSWGGDINVAQMRLRAGSPILFYPAGALAITVLAFMMMGDALRDGLDPASRAWRA, from the coding sequence ATGTATAGGCGGCCGAAGTTCGTCATCTCCGCGGCGCTGATCGTGCTGATCCTGGCGGTTGCGGCGTTCCCGGCGCTGTTCACCGGCGCGGACCCCGGCTACGCCGATCCGAGCCAGAGCCTGCTCCCGCCGTCGGCGGCGCACTGGTTCGGCACCGACCTGCAAGGCCACGACATCTACGCGCGCACCGTCTACGGGGCGCGGGCATCGGTCACGGTCGGACTGGGCGCGACGCTGCTGGTGTTTGTGGTCGGGGGTGCGCTCGGGGCACTGGCCGGCTTCTACGGCGGTTGGGTGGATGCGCTGGTGTCGCGCGTCGCCGACGTGTTCTTCGCGCTGCCATTGCTGTTGGCCGCGATCGTCTTGATGCAGGTGCTGCATCACCGCACGGTGTGGACGGTGATCGCCATCCTGGCTCTGTTCGGCTGGCCGCAGGTGGCCCGGATCGCGCGCAGTTCGGTGCTGCAGGTGCGCTCCAGTGACTATGTGCTGGCGGCCAAAGCCCTTGGGCTGGGTAGATTTCAGACTCTGCTGCGGCATGCGATACCCAACGCCATCGGGCCGGTGATCGCGGTCGCCACGATCGTGCTGGGCGCCTTCATCGTCACCGAAGCCACCCTGTCCTACCTGGGTGTCGGACTGCCGACATCGGTGGTCTCGTGGGGCGGGGACATCAACGTGGCGCAGATGCGGTTGCGGGCGGGATCACCCATTCTGTTCTATCCCGCCGGCGCGCTGGCGATCACGGTGCTGGCGTTCATGATGATGGGCGATGCGCTACGCGACGGCCTGGACCCGGCGTCGAGGGCGTGGCGCGCATGA
- the dppB gene encoding peptide ABC transporter codes for MGWYVLRRLATMVPVFLGATLLIYGMVFLLPGDPIAAIAGDRPLSPAVAAQLRAQYHLDDPFLVQYLRYLGGLLRGDLGRAYSGLPVRAVLAHAFPVTIRLALIALVIEAVLGIGFGVIAGLRQGGSFDATVLLTGLIIIAIPIFVLGFLAQFVFGVRLGWAPVTVGGQASFDRLLLPGIVLGSVSFAYVVRLTRSAVAANAHADYVRTATAKGLSRPRVVTVHILRNSLIPVVTFLGADLGALMGGAIVTEGIFNIHGVGGVLYQAVTRQEAPTVVSIVTVLVLIYLLSNLLVDLLYAALDPRIRYV; via the coding sequence ATGGGCTGGTATGTGCTGCGCCGCCTGGCCACCATGGTGCCGGTCTTCCTAGGTGCCACGCTGCTGATCTACGGGATGGTGTTCCTGCTACCCGGCGACCCGATCGCGGCTATCGCCGGCGACCGGCCGCTGAGTCCGGCGGTGGCCGCGCAACTGCGTGCGCAGTACCATCTCGACGACCCGTTCCTGGTGCAGTACCTGCGCTATCTGGGCGGGCTGCTGCGCGGCGACCTGGGCCGCGCGTATTCCGGTCTGCCGGTGAGAGCCGTTCTGGCACACGCTTTTCCGGTGACGATCCGGCTGGCGCTGATCGCGCTGGTGATCGAGGCGGTGCTGGGCATCGGCTTCGGGGTGATCGCCGGGCTGCGCCAGGGCGGCTCCTTCGACGCCACCGTTCTTCTCACCGGGCTGATCATCATCGCGATCCCGATCTTCGTGCTGGGCTTCCTGGCGCAGTTCGTGTTCGGGGTACGGCTGGGGTGGGCCCCGGTCACCGTCGGCGGGCAGGCCAGCTTCGACCGGCTGCTGCTGCCTGGAATCGTGCTGGGCTCGGTGTCATTCGCGTACGTGGTGCGCTTGACCCGCTCCGCGGTCGCGGCCAACGCCCACGCCGACTACGTCCGCACCGCCACCGCCAAGGGGCTGTCGCGACCACGGGTGGTGACGGTCCATATCCTGCGCAACTCGCTGATCCCGGTGGTGACCTTCCTCGGCGCGGACCTGGGAGCGCTGATGGGGGGCGCCATCGTGACAGAAGGGATCTTCAACATCCACGGCGTCGGGGGTGTGCTGTACCAGGCCGTCACCCGGCAGGAGGCGCCCACCGTGGTGTCGATCGTGACGGTTCTGGTGTTGATCTACCTGCTCAGCAATCTGCTGGTAGACCTGCTGTACGCGGCGCTGGACCCGCGGATCCGCTATGTATAG
- the dppA gene encoding peptide ABC transporter substrate-binding protein, producing MGAVLLVATLLAGCLCGCGGGVLTPDLVVVNGGEPPNPLIPTGTNDSNGGRIIDRLFAGLMSYDAAGRPAPEVAESVATTDNVNYRVVLKPGWKFTDGSPVTAHSFVDAWNYGAASANAQLQQQFFSPIAGFDEVAGPPGPGRPTTMSGLQVLSDLEFTVQLRAPTVDFVLSLGHSAFYPLPPSAFRDLTAFGQHPIGNGPYRLAEGSDGPAWEHNVRLDLRPNPDYHGNRQPRNKGLRFEFYGNLETAYSDLLSGNLDVLDTIPSSALTIYPRDLGGNWLKSPVAVSQSLDTPLRLPHFGGEEGRLRRLALSAAINRPQICQQIFNGTRSPARDFTASSLPGFDPNIPGNDALDFNPERARKLWAQANAISPWSGRYAIAYNADSGHQEWVDAVANSIKNVLGIDAAGAPYPTFAGFRTQVGNRTIDTAFRAGWIGDYPSMIEFLAPLYATGAGSNDVGYSSREFDAALAAAQAAPNLRDADVLTNVAQRILLRDMPSVPLWYYISVIGWSNQVSNVRPTWNGMPDYENLVKG from the coding sequence ATGGGGGCCGTGCTGCTGGTGGCCACCCTGCTGGCCGGTTGCCTGTGCGGTTGCGGCGGCGGTGTGCTGACGCCCGATCTGGTGGTCGTCAACGGCGGCGAGCCGCCCAACCCGCTGATCCCGACCGGCACCAACGACAGCAACGGCGGTCGCATCATCGACCGGCTCTTCGCCGGGCTGATGTCCTATGACGCCGCCGGCCGGCCGGCCCCGGAGGTCGCCGAGTCCGTGGCGACCACCGATAACGTCAACTACCGGGTGGTGCTCAAACCGGGCTGGAAATTCACCGACGGGTCTCCGGTAACGGCGCACTCGTTCGTCGACGCGTGGAACTACGGGGCAGCGAGTGCCAATGCCCAACTGCAGCAACAATTCTTCAGTCCGATAGCCGGGTTCGACGAGGTGGCCGGCCCGCCGGGCCCCGGACGACCGACCACCATGTCGGGGCTGCAGGTGCTCAGCGATCTCGAGTTCACGGTGCAGTTGCGGGCGCCGACGGTGGACTTCGTGCTGAGTCTGGGCCACAGCGCGTTCTACCCACTGCCGCCCTCGGCATTTCGCGACCTGACCGCGTTCGGGCAACACCCGATCGGCAACGGCCCGTACCGGCTCGCCGAGGGCTCCGACGGCCCGGCCTGGGAGCACAACGTCCGGTTGGACCTACGACCCAATCCCGACTATCACGGCAACCGCCAACCCCGCAACAAAGGTCTGCGGTTCGAGTTCTACGGTAACCTCGAGACCGCCTATTCCGATCTGTTGTCCGGCAATCTCGATGTGCTGGACACGATTCCGTCCAGCGCGCTGACCATCTATCCACGCGATCTGGGCGGCAACTGGCTCAAGAGCCCGGTGGCTGTCAGTCAATCGCTGGATACCCCGTTGCGGCTGCCGCATTTCGGCGGTGAGGAGGGCCGGTTGCGCAGGCTGGCCTTGTCGGCGGCGATCAACCGCCCGCAGATCTGTCAGCAGATCTTCAACGGAACACGCAGCCCGGCAAGGGATTTCACCGCCAGCTCGCTACCCGGGTTCGATCCGAACATCCCGGGCAACGACGCGTTGGACTTCAATCCTGAACGGGCCCGCAAACTTTGGGCGCAAGCCAACGCCATCTCGCCGTGGAGCGGACGCTACGCCATCGCCTACAACGCCGACAGCGGCCACCAGGAGTGGGTCGACGCGGTGGCCAACAGCATCAAAAACGTGCTGGGCATCGACGCGGCCGGTGCGCCCTACCCCACCTTCGCCGGCTTTCGCACCCAGGTCGGCAACCGCACCATCGACACCGCGTTCCGGGCCGGCTGGATCGGCGACTACCCGTCGATGATCGAATTCCTCGCCCCGCTGTACGCCACCGGAGCGGGATCCAACGACGTCGGCTACTCCAGCCGGGAATTCGACGCCGCGCTGGCGGCGGCCCAGGCGGCGCCCAATCTGCGCGACGCAGACGTGCTGACCAATGTCGCACAGCGAATCCTGTTGCGCGACATGCCGAGCGTGCCGCTGTGGTACTACATCAGTGTCATCGGATGGTCGAACCAGGTCAGCAACGTCAGGCCCACCTGGAACGGGATGCCCGACTACGAGAACCTGGTGAAGGGTTGA
- the acsA gene encoding acetyl-coenzyme A synthetase: MTAGAGCGITLTPVTTTDAEHPTAYPPPTQFAEQANARAALYDQAEQDRLAFWAEQAERLTWDTPHTEVLDWSDAPFAKWFVGGKLNVAYNCVDRHVEAGNGDRVAIHWVGEPEGHERTLTYADLQREVAKAANALAGLGLVAGDRVAIYLPLIPEAVIAMLACARLGIMHTVVFGGFTAHALRARIADAQAKLLITADGQFRRGHPAPLKEAADEAVSVEDSPVENVIVVRRTGIDVEWNDDRDLWWHEVVDEASPEHTPEAFDAEQPLFLLYTSGTTGTPKGIVHTSGGYLTQCAYTMHAVFDVKPERDVFWCTADIGWVTGHTYGVYGPLSNGVTEVLYEGTPNTPSEHRHFEIIEKYGVTIYYTAPTLIRTFMKWGREIPDAHDLSSIRLLGSVGEIINPEAWRWYRDVIGGGRVPVVDTWWQTETGAAMISPLPGVSKAKPGSAMTPLPGISAKIVDDHGEPLPPDEDGETHVTGYLVLDQPWPSMLRGIWGDPERYRRTYWSKYPEHGYYFAGDGARFDPDGDIWVLGRIDDVMNISGHRISTAEVESALVGHPGVAEAAVVGVTDDTTGQAICAFVVLRGNYEATDGTVEELRAEVAHEISPIAKPREVHVVPELPKTRSGKIMRRLLRDIAENRELGDTSTLLDPNVFDAIREAK; encoded by the coding sequence ATGACCGCCGGTGCCGGGTGCGGTATTACGCTCACACCCGTGACCACCACCGATGCCGAACACCCCACGGCCTATCCGCCCCCGACGCAGTTCGCCGAGCAGGCCAACGCCCGGGCCGCGCTCTACGACCAGGCCGAGCAGGACCGCCTGGCGTTCTGGGCCGAACAAGCCGAGCGGCTGACCTGGGACACTCCCCACACCGAGGTGCTGGACTGGTCGGACGCGCCGTTCGCCAAGTGGTTCGTCGGGGGAAAGCTCAACGTCGCTTACAACTGCGTGGACCGCCACGTCGAGGCCGGCAACGGGGATCGGGTCGCCATCCACTGGGTCGGCGAGCCGGAGGGCCACGAGCGCACGCTGACCTACGCGGACCTGCAGCGGGAGGTCGCTAAGGCGGCCAACGCGCTGGCCGGCCTGGGCCTGGTCGCCGGGGACCGGGTGGCCATCTACCTACCGCTCATCCCGGAAGCCGTGATCGCGATGCTGGCCTGCGCCCGGCTGGGCATCATGCACACGGTGGTGTTCGGCGGCTTCACCGCGCACGCGCTGCGGGCCCGCATCGCCGACGCCCAGGCCAAGCTGCTGATCACCGCCGACGGTCAGTTCCGCCGCGGCCACCCGGCTCCGCTCAAGGAGGCCGCCGACGAGGCCGTCTCGGTCGAGGACAGTCCCGTCGAGAACGTGATCGTGGTGCGGCGCACCGGAATAGACGTGGAATGGAACGACGACCGCGACCTGTGGTGGCACGAGGTGGTCGACGAAGCGTCGCCCGAACACACCCCGGAGGCGTTCGACGCCGAGCAACCGCTGTTCCTGCTGTACACCTCCGGCACCACCGGAACGCCCAAGGGCATCGTGCACACCAGCGGCGGCTACCTGACCCAGTGCGCGTACACCATGCACGCCGTCTTCGACGTCAAACCGGAGCGTGACGTGTTCTGGTGCACGGCCGACATCGGCTGGGTCACCGGGCACACCTACGGCGTCTACGGTCCGCTGTCCAACGGCGTCACCGAGGTGCTCTACGAGGGCACCCCCAACACACCCAGCGAGCACCGGCATTTCGAGATCATCGAAAAGTACGGCGTCACAATCTATTACACAGCGCCGACGCTGATCCGTACGTTCATGAAGTGGGGCCGGGAGATCCCCGACGCGCATGACCTGTCCAGCATCCGGCTGCTGGGTTCGGTCGGCGAGATCATCAACCCCGAAGCGTGGCGCTGGTACCGCGACGTCATCGGCGGCGGACGCGTGCCCGTCGTCGACACCTGGTGGCAGACCGAGACGGGTGCGGCGATGATCTCCCCGCTGCCCGGTGTCAGCAAGGCCAAGCCCGGCTCGGCGATGACCCCGCTGCCGGGCATCTCGGCCAAAATCGTCGACGATCACGGCGAGCCGCTACCGCCGGACGAGGACGGCGAGACACACGTCACCGGCTATCTCGTCCTGGATCAGCCGTGGCCGTCGATGCTGCGCGGCATCTGGGGCGACCCGGAGCGGTACCGCAGGACGTACTGGTCGAAGTACCCCGAGCACGGCTATTACTTCGCCGGTGACGGCGCCCGGTTCGACCCCGACGGCGACATCTGGGTGCTGGGCCGCATCGACGACGTGATGAATATTTCCGGGCACCGCATCTCCACCGCCGAGGTGGAGTCCGCGCTGGTCGGGCACCCGGGGGTGGCCGAGGCGGCGGTGGTCGGGGTCACCGACGACACCACCGGCCAGGCAATCTGCGCGTTCGTGGTGTTGCGCGGCAACTACGAGGCCACCGACGGCACCGTCGAGGAACTGCGTGCCGAGGTCGCCCACGAGATCTCGCCGATCGCCAAGCCGCGCGAAGTCCATGTGGTGCCGGAGTTGCCGAAGACCCGCAGCGGCAAGATCATGCGCCGGTTGCTGCGCGACATCGCCGAGAACCGCGAGCTGGGCGACACCTCGACGCTGCTGGATCCCAATGTGTTCGACGCGATCCGCGAGGCCAAGTAA
- a CDS encoding protease, giving the protein MPKAPSGPVPAIAAVLAVFLGLLLAPAGTANADEKVPLGGGAGIVVNTGTLCTLTAIGHDNRGDLIGFTSAHCGGPGAPVAAEDAENRGPVGTMVAGNDSLDYAVIKFDPAKVTPVANLNGFAINGIGPDPTFGQVACKQGRTTGNSCGVTWGPGQDPGTILMQVCGGPGDSGAPVTVDSQLVGMIHGAFSDSLPSCITKYIPLHTPAVVMSINADLADIVAKNRPGSGFVPIS; this is encoded by the coding sequence TTGCCGAAGGCGCCTAGCGGCCCCGTACCCGCCATCGCGGCCGTCCTGGCCGTGTTCCTGGGCCTGCTGCTGGCGCCGGCCGGCACCGCCAACGCCGACGAGAAGGTGCCGCTGGGTGGTGGCGCGGGCATCGTCGTCAACACCGGCACGCTGTGCACGCTGACCGCGATCGGCCACGACAATCGTGGTGACCTGATCGGTTTCACCTCGGCGCACTGCGGCGGCCCGGGCGCTCCCGTCGCTGCCGAGGACGCCGAGAACCGGGGTCCGGTGGGCACCATGGTCGCCGGCAACGACAGCCTCGACTACGCGGTCATCAAGTTCGACCCGGCCAAGGTGACGCCGGTGGCCAACCTGAACGGCTTCGCCATCAACGGCATCGGACCCGACCCGACGTTCGGACAGGTCGCCTGCAAGCAGGGCCGCACCACCGGTAACTCGTGCGGCGTGACCTGGGGACCCGGCCAGGACCCGGGCACCATCCTGATGCAGGTGTGCGGTGGGCCCGGCGACTCCGGGGCGCCGGTCACGGTGGACAGCCAGCTGGTCGGCATGATCCACGGCGCCTTCAGCGACAGCCTGCCCAGCTGCATCACCAAATACATTCCGCTGCACACGCCGGCGGTGGTGATGTCGATCAACGCCGACCTGGCCGACATCGTCGCCAAGAACCGGCCCGGCTCCGGTTTCGTGCCGATTTCCTGA
- the ephE gene encoding alpha/beta hydrolase has protein sequence MVRIGGPWRHLDVHANGIRFHVVEAVADDVEAGVPATARPLVILLHGFGSFWYSWRHQLRELRGARVVAVDLRGYGGSDKPPRGYDGWTLAGDTAGLIRALGHSSATLIGHADGGLACWATALLHSRLVRAIALVSSPHPAALRRATLTRRDQGRALLPTLLRYQTPLFPERLLTRNNGAEIERLVRSRSSAKWVASEDFSQSVDYLRQAIRIPGAAHCALEYQRWAVRSQLRTEGHRFIKSTVAPLGVPLLHIRGDADPYVLAAPVEGTQRYAPHGRYISVAGAGHFSHEEAPQEINRHLMRFLDQQRVR, from the coding sequence ATGGTCCGCATCGGCGGGCCTTGGCGCCATCTGGACGTGCACGCCAACGGTATCCGGTTCCATGTCGTCGAGGCTGTTGCCGACGATGTGGAGGCTGGTGTGCCGGCCACCGCGCGGCCGCTGGTCATCCTGCTGCACGGGTTCGGCTCGTTCTGGTATTCCTGGCGCCACCAGTTGCGGGAGTTGCGCGGGGCCCGGGTGGTCGCGGTCGACCTGCGCGGCTACGGCGGCAGCGACAAACCGCCGCGCGGCTATGACGGCTGGACGCTGGCCGGCGACACCGCCGGGTTGATCCGCGCGCTCGGGCATTCCTCGGCGACGCTGATCGGCCACGCCGACGGCGGGCTGGCCTGCTGGGCCACCGCGCTGCTGCATTCGCGGCTGGTCCGCGCCATCGCCCTGGTCAGTTCGCCGCACCCGGCCGCATTGCGGCGAGCCACGCTGACCCGCCGCGACCAGGGTCGCGCGCTGCTGCCCACACTGCTGCGTTACCAGACGCCGCTGTTTCCCGAGCGGCTACTGACCAGGAACAACGGCGCCGAGATCGAACGGCTGGTGCGTAGCCGCAGCAGTGCCAAATGGGTTGCCTCCGAGGATTTTTCGCAATCCGTCGACTACCTGCGCCAGGCCATCCGGATCCCGGGGGCCGCGCATTGTGCGCTGGAGTATCAGCGGTGGGCGGTGCGCAGCCAGCTGCGCACCGAAGGCCACCGTTTCATCAAGTCGACCGTGGCACCCCTCGGCGTGCCGCTGCTGCACATTCGCGGCGACGCCGACCCCTACGTGCTGGCCGCGCCCGTCGAGGGGACCCAGCGCTACGCGCCGCACGGACGCTATATATCTGTGGCCGGCGCCGGGCATTTCAGCCACGAAGAGGCTCCGCAGGAGATCAACCGGCACCTGATGAGGTTCCTCGATCAGCAGCGGGTCAGGTGA
- a CDS encoding acid resistance periplasmic serine protease MarP, whose product MTPSQWLDIAVLAVAFIAAISGWRSGALGSMLSFAGVVLGGMAGVLLVPHLVGHISAPRAKLFAALFVILALVVVGEVAGVVLGRAVRSAIRNRPVRLVDSVIGVGLQLVVVLTAAWLLATPLTQSKDQPELAAAVRGSRVLAEVNEVAPTWLKTVPKRLSALLNISGLPAVLPPFSRTPIIPVASPDPALANNPVVATVAPSVVKIRSMAPSCQKILEGTGFVIAPERVMTNAHVVAGSNNVSLQVAGKDYNATVVSYDPQVDIAILAVPGLPSAPLEFATAPAKTGTDVVVLGYPGGGNFTATPARIREIIKLSGPDIYHSPQQVTRDVYTIRANVEQGDSGGPLIDLNGRVLGVVFGAAVDDADTGFVLTAEEVNSQLTKIGATQQVNTGACVT is encoded by the coding sequence ATGACCCCGTCGCAGTGGCTCGACATCGCGGTGCTGGCGGTGGCCTTCATCGCCGCGATCTCCGGATGGCGGTCCGGCGCACTGGGTTCCATGCTGTCGTTCGCGGGGGTGGTGCTCGGCGGTATGGCCGGGGTGTTGCTGGTGCCGCACCTGGTCGGCCACATCTCGGCGCCGCGCGCCAAACTGTTCGCCGCGCTGTTCGTGATCCTGGCCCTGGTGGTGGTCGGCGAGGTCGCCGGCGTGGTGCTGGGCCGGGCCGTGCGCAGTGCGATCCGCAACCGGCCGGTCCGCCTGGTCGACTCGGTGATCGGGGTGGGGCTGCAGCTCGTGGTGGTGCTCACGGCGGCCTGGCTGCTGGCGACACCGCTGACCCAGTCCAAAGATCAGCCGGAGCTGGCCGCCGCGGTCCGTGGCTCGCGGGTGCTCGCCGAAGTCAACGAGGTGGCCCCGACCTGGCTGAAGACGGTGCCCAAGCGGCTTTCGGCGCTGCTCAACATCTCCGGTCTGCCGGCGGTGCTGCCGCCGTTCAGCCGAACCCCGATCATTCCGGTCGCTTCGCCGGATCCGGCGCTGGCCAACAACCCGGTGGTCGCCACCGTCGCGCCCAGCGTCGTCAAGATCCGCAGCATGGCGCCGAGCTGCCAGAAGATCTTGGAGGGCACCGGCTTCGTGATCGCTCCGGAGCGGGTGATGACTAACGCGCACGTGGTGGCCGGATCCAACAATGTCTCGCTGCAGGTGGCGGGCAAGGATTACAACGCCACCGTGGTGTCCTACGACCCTCAGGTGGACATCGCCATACTCGCCGTGCCGGGACTGCCGTCGGCGCCACTCGAGTTCGCCACCGCCCCGGCCAAGACCGGCACCGACGTGGTTGTCCTCGGTTACCCGGGCGGCGGCAACTTCACTGCCACCCCGGCCCGGATCCGGGAGATCATCAAGCTCAGCGGACCCGACATCTACCACAGCCCGCAGCAGGTGACCCGCGACGTCTACACGATCAGAGCCAATGTGGAACAAGGAGATTCGGGCGGGCCGCTGATCGACCTGAACGGTCGCGTGCTCGGCGTGGTGTTCGGCGCCGCGGTCGACGACGCCGACACCGGCTTCGTGTTGACCGCCGAGGAAGTGAACAGTCAGCTGACCAAGATCGGCGCCACCCAGCAGGTCAACACCGGCGCCTGCGTCACCTGA